The genomic window TGTCTGTTTTAAATGTGATATCCATTTATTTGGATGATGACCTGGTTAGTAATAGAAGCTCATTGTTACTTGCATTTAATATCTTTTATGGAATGTATTATAAAAGatatataacattattatatatcTCCGTACAGCTTCAAAGACTTTAAATATGGAaggcaaaaacaataaaaagttagAAATGGAAGTGAGCGTTGGGTCAGAACCTCGAAACTGCATAATGTTCAAATCTCAACCAAAGGGTTTATTAATAGATGCATCGTCAGCACATTGCATTACAAAATGTACTGAACTTTCGGGAGCCATAAATACAAAGAGCAATTCATATGAAAATCTACCACAATTCTCATGTTTTTGCATTAATTAAAACGCCTGAACAATGCTCTCTGGTGTAGAATTACAAATTGAACTGAGCATGTTAAGTGCATGCATACATATGCACCTTGCCTACAAACTGTAGGAAATAGATCACAATGGATTCTGTGTAAGCTGGGACATGGGAACAACATAGAAAACGAGGCATTTCTTTACCATTCTTTTCATGGCCATTaggtttttttataagtatacgTTGTGTCTTCATAATAAGTATCTTACCATCTTACCTAACtcgttttctttttgttttaagaaaaatatatttttgttgttgtcgTGGTTATgtgttcattttaataatttttatttatttattttattttaataattactacatttaattaattttaataattactggCTTGATGTCCGTTGTTTGAGCAGACAAATCTCTTGAAGCAGTGCTCATGAATAACTGAACACTATTCAAATATGTAAGGCATCCAATGTTCACTTAGGTTCCGACTTGCACCTTCATTTATCATCCTTCGCTATATTAGAATTCTAATACTGAGCTTTGAGCTCCGTTCCGTCTTGAGTTTCTAAAACTAGTATTTTATATCAGAAAAGTGgacttaacattttaataatttctttctgAGGTACTAGgtcatacttaggtacatacttatgcaaaaaatatttcattttgaacattatgtccacaacacctttttttttttgacgttaaGCGGTTTATACCAGAGGTACATGATGACTGATCCGTTTATTAACATCCCTCATTAACTTGTATTTTCTCATATGCAAAAAGATAAAAACCGAAATGGTCTAAGTATCCACTGGTCGATTACTTTATGTAGACTGCAGAAGGGAACCACTGATTGCCTTCAAAATGATGAAATTCTcaagatatttcttttttaaagaaaagcttAATGCCATGACAATTCAGTAATTTTGCACTTAAGATAGTCTTTAAATTCCACAACAAAACACCGCTGATTGTTCAGTTGGCTGCATAAGTAAATAAGCAAAGCAGTGTCTTTCGGTTATCTCGTCAGTGTCTAGAGCCGTGGGGGTTGCTTAGCATGCAACATGCACCAGTTTCATTTGTACCACCCGAACAATGTTACGTGGCCCCAGACGTGTTTCACAAATAACGCCGGTTCTTGCCTAATTAATCATTAAAGAATGGAAGCTAGAAGGCTAGAggactacttttttatttcgctGTAGATTAGGTTTTTGTTCTGACATTTCGGGGTCTAATTAGAAATGGGGATAATGAATGCTTGCCGCTCATTGTTCTGCTTAGACGTGGTGTAATAATGTTAGGTGTTGTTAATACCAGTTTCATTCTGTTGCTGTCTAGACTATTTGTTTTCTAGGCTTTAAAAAATGTTCTGCAAGTTTTTATTACTTGGCTTCCATTTAGCTATTTAATTTACGAGACTGGGTATCTACACTAGAATTTGTTCTAAAAGTTAACGCTATTATAGAACACTGTTTATCGTCACGCAAAACTTGCATCGCTCGCAAATGGGTTTGTTTTGGTCTGTTCATAAAGAATATCTGTTCTGTCAACAGATGAGAAATGTGCTTATCGCGTGGACACAAGGAGAACTCAGAAATAAACCTAAACAATATCGCAACAAATTTTATTAACAGtggtacataaataattacaataaaatatacacaaagaaaatatattcagaTTATATAAAGCTTAATTACCTACCTGACAAATTTACTATAATTATCGGTAAACACTctgtaataatttcaaaaactgtaaaatgtattaaaaaatttgGACAGTGTTGAGTGGTCCGTGCCGGCATTATCTTCCTTTATATTTAGAGCCGGCTAGGGCCTGCAAAGTGAAGAACTGTTTTAGTGCGCTGAATATCTTCGCATAGTACTTGGCGGAGGTGACTGACGTGTCAGATTTAAATTTCCTGCATCTTATTTTTCTGCCGCCTGAAACGGGCAATTTTAGGCTTGCAtaaaaaaacgataaaaaaacGGAAAGTCACGTAAGGCGGGGTGTGGATTGATATTTACATGTTCTTACCATCTCGTATCGCATCTCTTCGCTGATGCGCTCGCACAGGTCGGTCGGGATGTCTCCCTCTGTACAGTCTTGTAACACGTATTTCAGTTGTGATGTCCTGcgagaaacaaaaatattagataCGGAGCTTCAAAGTTATCTTTAGCCGTCTTTGGATTATCTGAGAGTGGAAGATAAAATGAACCCGTAGGTTTGTGCTGTGCAAAAACGCAAATACCTCTGCCCTATACGTCACTTAACTAGGGGACTCCTACATAAGTAGCTCTTAGGTTGGtgaaacacaattttcataatGTGACTGTTTAGGGACTAGTGGAGAAAACGGGCACTATACTAAAACAATGAAGAGAAACAGTCCGGTCTGTtgagtctggaagccgacctcaacatagttgaacaaaagctaggcagatgacattatacctataaataatgcGATAGTATCTACTCACTGTATGTATATGAGCATGTATGCACTGGTGGCGCGCCGCGCGAGGTACGGCGCGTCCTCCTTGCCGCCGTAGTTGTACTCGATGGCCTCCTGCTTGCTGCACCGCGACACCACGTCGTCGTCGAACTTGCACCACTGtaccatacaaataatttaattttaaaatgtactttaTCTATACAAAAGTAATGACCCTATGTGGGCACCCACACAAAAATGCGATGCGATGCCGTATCGTATTCCATCGCATCGCAGTTTTGTGTGGGAGCCTTATCGTCGTTTGTCAACGAATTCATTAAGATCGGCATTGTTTTATATGGATGTTGCTTCTACAGAACTTTATTTTGTGGACTGCTGAAGTAATCCAGGCTTGAGAGAATCAAACAAAATGTACAACTGTACTCTAAGATCATCAATACTTAAAGGCAAGGCTTGTGTAACtacgattatattttttgataacgTAACAAACGAACTGTCgtgtacattttataaaatgcaacaaataaactaatttCCGTGAGAATTGCTCTCAgtatatttgtttacaaatcTGCGGAGGTGGCTACACTCGACTGCAATGCTTACATCTCACTCAGCGCGGCAATGTGCACACAAAGTGTAGGCACTGATGTTAACACGCTGCATCATTAGCAACGCTTCATATCTACATAGTTATTATCTAACTTTGCTGAATTGCACTTAATGACATTTGCTGTTATGAATTTTGCTACAACTGGCGAGTCTCCAGAGAGAACATTCGAGACAATGTCGCGCGCTAGAATCTGTTTTTTTCGACCAAGGCGCAAGGATTCTAATTTAATTCgacaatagcaaaaaaatatacgaaacgAGAAGTTTTGCTAGCGACCCTATTCTTTGGCGCGCATAAAGTCTAGAAAATTGAATGCCATTCTCATATCAAACAATTTCACATGTCCGAAACATCACTTCTTGATCCTTCTCTGTGAGAGAGGGCCTTTTCCCATCAGTAAGGATAAAAAAGTTGACGAAGATGATAAAATATCAGCGAAGTTAGaggaagtacctacatattcaaATCTAAGAAAGACTTATTGCTTAAAACCAAATAAAGACCGAAAGCTCACCTTCCCGTCGCCCCTAGGGTTGATGAAGACCACATAGTGACCTCCGTGGTTGTCTCCCGAGTGTACCAGCACCGCGTGTAACGTGTAGTGGGCTGGTATCGTCGGGATCTCCTGCAGGTACGGGTCTAGGTTCACCTCCTCGTAGAACTCGAACCTGGAGAGGATAATCGTGATGGATATTGAAGACGCCTTcgtatataatacatataatggTAGGTATataccataaagtaaataaccactagagagcgcactcgccaatttcttctaagaacacgactcaccactgcgggcggggggacgcggcataatccgcggctactattggtcagttcacggtcgctactaaaggatcgtactgatcgtagccttatagtacgcgcaaaatcactaacttttggcgagcgtcggggcactgtatgcgcagtcaagtggttttatagtctttggtatATACCCATTATATTTAAGGCAATCTGTATGGATGCCTAACGGCCGTTCACAACACTGCTAAATATATGTCTGTTGATTTGCTTCATAGAGACAAAATTTTGGTATGGCTACCATATCAAaatgtttctgtattttatcTATCATAAAAGTAATCAatttcctatctctagtaactAAGCAAAAAATCTAGTCTATTCAAAgcaaaacataaaagaaaaagatattGGGAACGGTCGTTAGCCATCTATATGAAAGATCAACAATAGTGTATTAACTATTGATTGAATTCGTTTGGCTGAAAGAGCCAAGCCTACAGGACACATTCTAAAAAGGGGACCAAACAGGTTTGTTATTTAatctgttaattaaaaaaactccaTTATATCATAAAGGGAAATTGTGATacagtaaaattttaatatatttgggTCAACCTTTTTAATTTGAGTCTAAAACACAACACCTGTGATGACAATATGAGAGGATAATATGGTTTGCGGACGAATATTTGCATAACAGGCTTGTTTACAAAGCTGAGGTATTAAACTAAAATGTTAACAGCAAAATTTAAGCGCTCATATCAACACAGTTGTATGGTAATCAAAGTGAAGTGAAAGTATTGTCATCAATTTCCTCAAAAATTATCCTTTATTTTGAGTTCTATGTACATGTAGTTTAATATATAGACCTTGCAATCAAAATCTTGATCATCTGAACTTAATACTGTTTGCCCAAAGTTTACATAAGGACGTATGTGAGTATCGATACACCTACAGCTAGTTCTAACCATAAAGAGGTTACCATAGGAAGTTTAGCCGCATATGGCGGGTACTCCTGGTTGTAGCGGATTAAAACCTCGGGATAGCCGCAGCTTGGGCTTTGGCCGTGTATGAATTGTGTCTGGCTTCCGGGGACATTGCTTCTATAATTCTTACAACATACCTATCATTAAACTTGACAGAGGCATCGCTCTGTGGGTCGTACTGGAACCTCATGAGGTGTAGATGCAGCACCGGTGGGAACACATCGAACCTCACTCCCTTCTCCGCCTCTTGGAGACCATGTTCCCCCGCGTCGTACTTGTTCTCGCCGTCTAGGAGCTCCGTACTGATGTAGTCTTTGAACGACTCGTAGACTGGGCACAGGAAAATTATGGTAGGAAaagaatttgattaaaatattttatttgtaatagaGCTTTTATGTGTGCTCATTTAATATTACTGTGTCGATAAATTATCTGAGTAGCTACAGTAAGGATTTTAAATGAGGTAGCAAAGTTGCAAATTGGTAAATTTTGACATGACCGCATTTTCTAACCCACTCTGCACTTTAGTCATTATGCCCCGTAACTTCAAACTCGCTCCAGAGTGCACTTTCCTCGACCTCATATGCTCGTATATACGCAAATGTTTCTTCACAACAACTAATTTAGATGCAGGCGCCCGCTTTACAGTACTGATATGAAAGATTTATTAGCACCTGTTACAGGCAAATGCTCCCGCTACTCGgcctataaataatttataaactgtgacgtcacagcatAGCACCTCTTCACTAAATGGTTATACGGAATGGAGGAGTAGGACCGGTAACAGAAATTTATCAAAGCCCCTTAATAAATTgcattttcaagttgcaaattGGAACCAATTTATTGGTAACGAAATAGCTTTGGAAAGTAACGGGGCATTGATTGTGCCCTATTTTCTCCTCGGTTACAGAATTCCGAACTGAGCTACAAATTAAAGAAAGTGGGTGGGTTATCTCGAGCTACTGAATTGAATTCATGTTTATGGCTTAATGTACGTGTTTTAAAGTGCTCAATTTAGCCgtcgatttttatttacttctgtAAGTAAGAAATACACTCACTATTATTCTTCCCCTTGACGCTGAGTTGTATATCGTAGAAGGTTTCAACGCGCGTGCTCGTACAGTTAACGTTCTTGCACTTTATGAATGACGTCATTTTACCCTCGAACAGTTTTGGCACGGTTCCCTCCACTACTGTCCctttcattttgttttctaacTTATCTAGTAATACCTGTGAAAATTGTAATACATTATTTCAAGAGCCATTTTACATTGAGTGAATGTTTGGAGACTAAATGTTGAAACTGCTGTGGTATAAAGTTAATTCCCATTTCTGCCATTACCCACTGATCGCTGAAGCGACATAAACAAATGTATTGAATATTGCAAATATGCTCATGCTCATACATGACGCTGTTATTATCTGATCCGatccaaaaatattacacaaaaaatattctgcaaaaatatttatgagagcAGGGTTTCCACCGAGCAAAAGCTTCAAGccttttatatgtaaaaatctGGCGTGGTAGTTATAATTGTAAGCTTGCtcgaaaaaaacgtaaaatctttttgtttaaaattcaaaCTTAAACCTTGTAACGCGTATGTTTTAGTTTAGTCAAAGTAATTTTCGgctcatacataaataatggaGGCAGAAAGTAAATTTGCAGGTTAAGCTTTATGTAAATCACGAAAATAAGGCCATctgcaaagtaaaaaaaatatttaaccataCCCGCAAGAATTCCTGGACATCATGCTGCATAAACGAGTCCAAAGTCTCCCACCCGAAACTCTTCGTCAATTTCTTAGTCGCGACTGGTTTGTCTGAGAACTGAAGATCATAGAACACGCGTTGTAGGGCAAACGCAACCGATCTGGAGCTGTCGTCGCCGACTGTCGGAATCTTGTAGACAGCCTTACGAAGAACGTTGGTGAAAAATAACGTTTGGAGTAGGGAGTTCATGTAGCATGTTGCTCCTTGATTCTTGAGTCCTGTGACAGAAGGCTTATATCAAATGTTTTCTATTTCCGCATTACTATGCAGAATTTAGAATTACTCTggatactttttaattttggtatAAGCATGTAATGAGTAGGTATGAAATACATGCAACAAAGAGTATTTAAGTATAAATGTACATGGATGGAGAGgtagaggaagaccaaagaaaggATGAATGGTTTGCCTGACAGAtaacatgaataagaagggagttaATCTGGATATGACGAGGAACAGAGAAGAGTGGAAGCGGAGAACATACTGCGCCGATGTCACATAGAATCGTGAGGAAAACAAGAACTTTATTTGATTTCAGTTATTCAAAACTGTCACACAAAAAGCTATACGTAACTTTTTGCATACTTTAACGCCCATTCCACGGCTGCTCCCTTTCCCGCGTCATGCGACACCCATTCGATAAAATAACTAGTTCTATTCACTAGTCCATTATTTCCGCTCTGATAACTTTCCTTTAAACCCTTTGACTGGCGCGAAATGCACTTATGCATAACGGATTGCCACCCACGCGGCTATAggaaaatgatattattttcaaatgaaattgCGTTTGGCATAAGTAGTTTAGAGGAGAAAATATGGTGCAGTTTTAGTTTGCGCGTTTTTTTTAACTGGCTGCTAAAAATGGTTTTGCAGAGAATGGTTCTGTTTCTAATAACTTTGAAAAGCCCCTCCACTACTTAGGGACAGCATTATGatcgaaattaatatttattttcctacaCTACTATATAGAAGCATCCTCATTCTGGATGACAAATATCGGTAATTTATACTATTGAATGTGTAGGCGTACCTACTACATTGCTGACTTAGGTCCTCGAAGCAGAAGTTAGTATTGAAAATATAATCATGTCTTACCAACGAATCCGGTGTGTTTCTTGGAGTCCCACGAGACGCCATGTGGTGCTTCAGCCATGACATGAGCCTCAATAGTTATAGAATCGTCCTTTACGAAGCCATTTTCACTTTCCATGAGGTCATCCCACGATATGAAGTGTGCGAAACCCCAATCGTCTTCTTTACTGCAAATATTACGAAAACATGAACGTAGCGTAAATGcgactatttaaaataaaatttctaaaatcGTGCCTTCCAAAATACGGAGGACctcatcatgacaagatggcTCACCCATCAGCGTTGCTTGATCTTGTAATAGATCGATTCGTGCGGCTGTTACTgcaatctatgtatatttttaagccCATTTTTGAGTATATTGCGCCATTCGACGCCCTTAAACGATTTAGCGACAATGCAAACTTGATCGTGACGGcgtaaaaataactgaaaagcTACTATATACCAGTGATACATATGATGAAGCTTCCGACAAAGCGCTTGACCACCATCTGGTTTGTGGGACAGCAGCTTCAGTTCTCCAAGTCCATAGCAAGACCAGCCAGGAGAATCGCAGTCACCATTGCATTGCAGGAATACGCCCAACGCCTTCTGTTGCTGACGTTCTGGCGTCGTCGTATGTCTCAGTAGAATCAGGATCTTCCAAGGCAGGCACCGTACGAAGCATGGCGGCGAAAGTACTTGGTCTTTTAATTGGCTTATGTTTTGTACCGTAAAACGGAATGTCGCTTCTGATCTTGCGATGTCGTCATCTTCATCCTAAGGAAGATGCAGGTATTTTAGATAGGTTGGATTAATGCAATTTGCAGCACCACAGAGCTTAAAACAATCATTAACATATTTGCACCGTAGCTATACGAAGATGAGTACCTGAGTACAGCTGGCACGATCTAACCATAAGTCAGTCAATCAATAAATACAGTAGTTAAGTTTAAGCAGGCTTATATTGtgaaaacagtaataaaatacagACCGTTAGTTAGGTACTGAAATTTCATGACGTCTTCCTTTGTTAGACACAAACAATATAAATCTTACATAGTTAGGTCTGTACGTCTATAAAAGCGAACATAGCGATGTAGTCTATGATAGATTGTCTAACCGTGTTTGCCGCTGGTGTTACAGCTGTTGCGTTATCCGCGCTGCCAGTTTCAATCATTGTTCAGCAGCAAATGTAGtgctacaaaaaacaaaaactttcaacTTTTCAACACCCAAGCCGCTCTTTCTTTAAATCCATGCACTAAAGACTTACTTTTCTTCGTTGCAAtgtaaaaacagaaaaacaattaccttattttaaaatattatacataatggttgttatcaaaatataaaaaactaattttgtaatttttttaggcCGATGACATACGTCACCttatgatttttaaaatgtcattttgactattcgaaatttaaaaaaatgttagaagTGAAAAACCTGTACCTAAATGTTGGACCAAAgaggttgatattttttttatattttctaggaGTTGGTAATTGCTATTTGTTGATTTTGTTTCGAAATATTTGTGAGTACTTTAGTGCttactgtaattatttattacagctTTCGTTAAAAATTTAATCTTAATGACATGTAATTGAACTTCAAAGCTATTTCTTTTCATGACATTCGATATTCAGACCAAAATAACAGAACTCAACGATACCTACTGGATAccggaaattaattaaatcgcaGAGTCATCTTGCGACGACATTATTCTCCGTCGGTTCAGAAATTGACGGTTAGATGCTGGGCTCtttaattaaattggtgaaTAGATTTTTAAGAGGCGATCGTCTACCGTTACTCGAAGGAGTATCGATATCAGGGCGATTACCGATTTTCGTAAGATATAATTCCACTCGTGAAGGTATTATTTGTCTAAGAGCAATAggtagattattattatttcataaatacttaagtTAATCGGATTGTATTGATGCCGATCAGTACTACTTAGTAACAACTTGTAGCTTTTGACTTTTACTGGCAATAGGTAGGAGTAGTTACGCAAAAGTTAGTAGGTATATGAAATTGAAAACAGGACCttagaaaataaatgtgtaacaaaatacttatttatgcgACTTATGAGAGAAAGTCGtaactcaattataaaaaagcaGCAGATAAGTATCTAGTTACAATTGTAACTGATAAAGAATACCAGGAGGAAATGCGGCGCAGACTAATTAGTGCCTTTGTTACGCCAGACTCCTTCTCACTGCTTTACGATGACTATTGTACTTGCCCCACTAACACGCTACATACAAATACTATTTAAACATGTAAAATCTCAG from Helicoverpa armigera isolate CAAS_96S chromosome 2, ASM3070526v1, whole genome shotgun sequence includes these protein-coding regions:
- the LOC110371408 gene encoding ubiquitin carboxyl-terminal hydrolase 7 isoform X1, which produces MIETGSADNATAVTPAANTDEDDDIARSEATFRFTVQNISQLKDQVLSPPCFVRCLPWKILILLRHTTTPERQQQKALGVFLQCNGDCDSPGWSCYGLGELKLLSHKPDGGQALCRKLHHMYHCKEDDWGFAHFISWDDLMESENGFVKDDSITIEAHVMAEAPHGVSWDSKKHTGFVGLKNQGATCYMNSLLQTLFFTNVLRKAVYKIPTVGDDSSRSVAFALQRVFYDLQFSDKPVATKKLTKSFGWETLDSFMQHDVQEFLRVLLDKLENKMKGTVVEGTVPKLFEGKMTSFIKCKNVNCTSTRVETFYDIQLSVKGKNNIYESFKDYISTELLDGENKYDAGEHGLQEAEKGVRFDVFPPVLHLHLMRFQYDPQSDASVKFNDRFEFYEEVNLDPYLQEIPTIPAHYTLHAVLVHSGDNHGGHYVVFINPRGDGKWCKFDDDVVSRCSKQEAIEYNYGGKEDAPYLARRATSAYMLIYIQTSQLKYVLQDCTEGDIPTDLCERISEEMRYEMVRTCGRKIRCRKFKSDTSVTSAKYYAKIFSALKQFFTLQALAGSKYKGR
- the LOC110371408 gene encoding ubiquitin carboxyl-terminal hydrolase 7 isoform X2: MIETGSADNATAVTPAANTDEDDDIARSEATFRFTVQNISQLKDQVLSPPCFVRCLPWKILILLRHTTTPERQQQKALGVFLQCNGDCDSPGWSCYGLGELKLLSHKPDGGQALCRKLHHMYHCKEDDWGFAHFISWDDLMESENGFVKDDSITIEAHVMAEAPHGVSWDSKKHTGFVGLKNQGATCYMNSLLQTLFFTNVLRKAVYKIPTVGDDSSRSVAFALQRVFYDLQFSDKPVATKKLTKSFGWETLDSFMQHDVQEFLRVLLDKLENKMKGTVVEGTVPKLFEGKMTSFIKCKNVNCTSTRVETFYDIQLSVKGKNNIYESFKDYISTELLDGENKYDAGEHGLQEAEKGVRFDVFPPVLHLHLMRFQYDPQSDASVKFNDRFEFYEEVNLDPYLQEIPTIPAHYTLHAVLVHSGDNHGGHYVVFINPRGDGKWCKFDDDVVSRCSKQEAIEYNYGGKEDAPYLARRATSAYMLIYIQTSQLKYVLQDCTEGDIPTDLCERISEEMRYEMALAGSKYKGR
- the LOC110371408 gene encoding ubiquitin carboxyl-terminal hydrolase 7 isoform X3, producing MIETGSADNATAVTPAANTDEDDDIARSEATFRFTVQNISQLKDQVLSPPCFVRCLPWKILILLRHTTTPERQQQKALGVFLQCNGDCDSPGWSCYGLGELKLLSHKPDGGQALCRKLHHMYHCKEDDWGFAHFISWDDLMESENGFVKDDSITIEAHVMAEAPHGVSWDSKKHTGFVGLKNQGATCYMNSLLQTLFFTNVLRKAVYKIPTVGDDSSRSVAFALQRVFYDLQFSDKPVATKKLTKSFGWETLDSFMQHDVQEFLRVLLDKLENKMKGTVVEGTVPKLFEGKMTSFIKCKNVNCTSTRVETFYDIQLSVKGKNNIYESFKDYISTELLDGENKYDAGEHGLQEAEKGVRFDVFPPVLHLHLMRFQYDPQSDASVKFNDRFEFYEEVNLDPYLQEIPTIPAHYTLHAVLVHSGDNHGGHYVVFINPRGDGKWCKFDDDVVSRCSKQEAIEYNYGGKEDAPYLARRATSAYMLIYIQTSQLKYVLQDCTEGDIPTDLCERISEEMRYEMAAEK